The region GCAGGGACCGCGCTGGTAGTGGACAACACGTCACCGGAGATCCGCCCACGCGTTCAAGGCAAAATCGACGTGTTCGTTGCCTTGGCCGGGGCCGGCGGGGGAACCTTGTCCGGCGTTGTGATGGCAGGCACCAGCTACGCCGCACTCGCCCTCTCGGGCGGCATCCTGGCCTTGCTGCTGATCCCGGTGCTGTTCTGGGCCCGGCGTAGCAAGGCAGTGGAAAGGTACTAGTTGCGGACAGCGGCTACGGCTTCAATTTCGACGAGTTGGTGGTCGTAACCCAACACCGTGACTCCCAGAAGAGTGCTGGGGGCGTCGTGGCTGCCGAAGGCATCCCGGACTACTTCCCAGGCGGTGACCAGGTCCGCCTGGGAGCTGGAGGCAACCAGCACCCGTGTGCTGAGGACGTCCTCGAGTGCAGCCCCGGCGGCCTTCAGCGCAAGCTCCAGGTTCGCCATGCACTTGGCCGCCTGGCCGGCATAGTCGCCGATGGCCGCCGTCGAACCGTCTTCCTCCAGCGGGCAGGACCCGGCGAGGAAGATGAGCCTGGCGTCCGCGGGTGCCGTGGCGGCGTAGGCATACTCCGCGGCGTCGGACAGCTGGGTGGAGCGGATGAGGGTTACCAAGGAGGACTGTGCGGAAGCTGACATGGATGCAGTCTAAGCGGGAGTTATATCGACACCCGAAGACCGAGCGATCTACAAAACCACCAGGCGCTGCAGGCTCACCGGGGCGACAAAACAGCAGCCGCGCGTTCCAGTGCGCCCGGCACGATGGAGTAGTAGGCCCAGACACCGCGCTTCTCACGGTGCAGAATGCCGGCGTCAACCAGGATCTTCAAATGGTGGGACACCGTGGGCTGGCCCAGCCCGATCGGCTCGGTGAGGTCGCACACGCAGGCTTCTTTGTTCTCCTGGGCGGCGATCAGTGAGACCAGGCGCAGTCGGGTCGGCTCGGCCACGGCCTTGAGCAGCTGGGCGAAGCGCTGGGCGTCTTCGATGCTCAGCGCTTCAGAAGTCAGCGGCGTGCAGCAGGTCTCGACGGCGGGAGCGGGAACTGTCAGTGCAGAGGTCACCTGCCCATTATGCACAGATTGACAGGTATCGATATATCCCGGGATACTCGACATCGAAGGATATCGATATTCTTCAATGCAGTTCGCCCTGTCGATGTCCCGTACCGATGTCCCGCCGAGGAGCTTTGTGAGCACGTCCACCGCACCACCCCAGACCGGTCAGGTCACCGGCCGGCTTTCGACGCTTGACCGCTTCCTGCCGGTGTGGATCCTCGCCGCAATGGCCGTCGGGCTGTTGCTGGGCCGGTTGGTCCCGGGCATCGGTCCCGCGCTGGACTCGGTGAAGGTGTCCAATGTGTCGCTGCCCATCGCCGTCGGCCTGCTGGTGATGATGTATCCGGTGCTGGCCAAGGTCCGCTACGACGAAACCTCGCGGGTGATTGCCGACCGGAAACTGATGATCACCTCGCTGGTACTGAACTGGGTGGCCGCACCGGCGTTTATGTTCGCCCTGGCCTGGATCTTCCTGCCGGACCTGCCCGAATACCGCACCGGGCTGATCATCGTGGGGCTGGCCCGCTGCATCGCCATGGTGATGATCTGGAACGACCTGGCCTGCGGTGACCGCGAAGCCGCCGCCGTGCTGGTCGCCATCAACTCCGTCTTCCAGGTCCTCGCCTTCGGCGCCTTGGGCTGGTTCTACCTGCAGGTCCTGCCCGGCTGGCTCGGCCTGGAAACCACCAGCGCCGGCTTCTCCTTCTGGGCCATCACCGCCAGCGTCCTCGTTTTCCTGGGCGTCCCGTTGCTGGCCGGTTTCCTCACCCGCACCCTCGGTGAAAAGGCGAAGGGCCGCGACTGGTACGAGGGCACCTTCCTGCCGAAGCTTGGCCCGTGGGCGCTCTACGGCCTGCTGTTCACCATCGTGCTGCTGTTCGCCCTGCAGGGGGATGAAATCACCTCGAACCCGCTCGACGTCGCCCGCATCGCCCTGCCGCTGCTGGTCTACTTCCTCGTGGTCTTCGGTGCCGGCATGCTGCTGGGCAAGCTCCTGGACTTGGGCTACGCCCGCACCACCACGCTGGCCTTCACCGCCGCGGGAAACAACTTCGAACTCGCCATCGCCGTGGCGATCGGCACCTACGGCGTGACCTCCGGGCAGGCGCTGGCCGGCGTCGTCGGCCCCCTGATCGAAGTCCCCGTCCTGGTCGCCCTGGTCTACGTCGCCCTTTGGGCGCAGAAGAAATACTGGCCCGCCGCCACCCCAGCCCTTGCGACCTCTCCAAACGCCTCCACAGAAAAGACGAACCGATGAGCACCGAAACCGCAGCCAAGCCCTCCGTCCTGTTCGTCTGCGTGCACAACGCCGGACGGTCGCAGATGGCCGCCGCGTACCTGCGACACCTCGGCGAGGGACGGATCGAAGTCCGGTCCGCCGGATCCGCGCCCGCCGACTCGGTCAACCCTGCAGCCGTCGAAGCCATGGCCGAAGAGGGCATCGACATGTCTGCCGAGCTGCCCAAGGTGCTGACCACCGAGGCAGTGAAGGAGTCCGACGTCGTGATCACCATGGGCTGCGGCGACGCCTGCCCGATCTTCCCCGGCAAGCGCTACGAGGACTGGAAACTCGACGACCCCGCCGGCCAGGGTGTGGCCGCGGTCCGCCCCATCCGCGACGACATCAAGACCCGGATCACCGCACTCATCGCCGACCTCCTGCCGGCTTAGCAAAACCTTCGTACTCATTGAGGAAAAGCACTAATGAACACTGAACTGTCCCAGCTTCCCGTCGCCGTCATCGGGTCCGGCCCCGTGGGCCTGGCGGCCGCCGCGCACCTGCTCGAACGCGGACTGACTCCGGTCATCTTTGAAGCCGGCGACTCACCCGCCTCGGCCGTGCGCGCCTGGCGGCACATTCGGCTGTTCTCGCCGTGGCAGTACGACGTCGACGCCGCCGCCCGCCGCCTGCTCGCCGGCACCGGCTGGCAGGAACCGGACGCCGAGACCCTGCCGACCGGCGCGGAACTGCTCGAGCAGTACCTGCAGCCGCTGGCTGCCGTGCCCGCCATCCGCGATGTGCTGCACACCAACAGTGAGGTAGTTGCCGTCAGTCGGGAAGGCCTGGACAAAACCCGCACCGGCGGACGCGATGCCACTCCGTTCCTGGTCCGTGTCCGGAACGCCGACGGCACAACCGCCGATAACCGGGTCCGCGCCGTCATCGACGCTTCCGGCACCTGGAACTCCCCGAACCCGCTGGGCTCGGCCGGACTCGCAGCACCGGGGGAGGCCGCCGCCTATGCAGAGGGCTTCATCACGGCGCCGCTGCCGGATGTCACCGGCCGGGACCGCGACCGGTTCGCCGGCAAGCACATCCTGGTGGTCGGTGCAGGCCATTCGGCGGCCAACACGCTGCTGGCGCTGGGGGAGCTGGCCGAGCAGGAACCGGACACCCGGATCAGCTGGGCCATCCGCCGGTCCTCGGCGGCCAGCGTGTACGGCGGCGGCGACCTGGACGGACTGCCGGCCCGCGGCGCGTTGGGCAGTCGGCTGCGGACCCTGGTCGAGGAAGGCCGCATCGAACTGCACACCTCGTTCACCATTACCGGCTTCAAGAGCTCCGGCAGCCTCGCCGTCATCGGGACCACTCCATGCGGGGAGACGCAGTTGGACGTCGACCTGCTGGTTCCGGCCACCGGCTTCCGGCCGAACCTGGACATGCTCCGTGAAATCCGGCTGGATCTGGATCCCGCCGTGGAAGCTCCGCGGGCGCTCGGGCCGCTCATCGATCCGGAATTCCACAGCTGCGGCACCGTGACGCCGCACGGCGCCCGGCTGCTGTCCCACCCCGAGAAGGACTTCTACATCACCGGAATGAAGTCCTACGGCCGGGCACCGACGTTCCTGATGGCCACCGGCTATGAGCAGGTCCGTTCCATTGCCGCGGCCCTTGCCGGGGATCAGAAGGCGGCCGACGACGTCGAACTCGTCCTGCCCGAAACCGGGGTCTGCTCCACGGATCTGGGCGGCAGCTGCGATACCGTGGCCGGCTGCAATACCGACGCCACCGCTGCGCCTGCCGCTGAGTCCTGCTGCGGTGTGCCGGAGCCGGCAGCTGCTGCGCCTGCCGCTGAGTCCTGCTGCGGTGTGCCGGAGCCGGCAGCTGCTACGCCCGCTGCTGAGTCCTGCTGTGGGACGCCGGAACCTGCATTCCTCGGTATTCCTACCGGACTGGAACACGGCCGCTCCGGAGAACAGGGGAACTAGTTCCGGGATACGATGCGGCAGTCCACCCGCTACTACGTCCCGGAAGGAACCGGCCGATGAACAACGCCGCAAAAGGGTGGCTGCTCCTGTCCGCCGCCATCCTGGCTGAAGTGACGGCGTCGCTCTCGCTCAAAGGTGCGCTGGAGCATGCCGGTCTCTATGCCGTGGTCGCGGCCGGCTATCTAGGCTCATTCATCCTGCTCGCCGGCGTCCTGCGCGCCGGCATGGCCTTGGGTGTCGCGTACGGCGTCTGGGGTGCGAGCGGCGTCGCCCTGACCGCCATCGGCTCCCTGGTCTTCTTCGGCGAACCGCTCACCCTGCTGATGGGCATTGGTATCACCGTTGTCATCGCCGGGGTGCTCTGCGTCGAACTCGGGTCCCAAGCGGCACATGAGAAAACCGAAACCGCGTAATGGCCTACCTCTTCCTGATCGGCGCGATCCTCTTCGAAGTAGCCGGCACAGTTTCCCTCCGTCTCGCCGTCGACGACAAGCGCTGGTACGCAGGAGTCGCCGTCGGCTATCTGGTGGCGTTCGGCATGCTCACCCTCACCCTCGCCCACGGCCTGCCGCTGGGCATCGCCTACGGGATCTGGGCGGCCGCCGGCGTTGCACTGACTGCGGTTATCGGCAGGGTCTTATTCAAGGAACCCTTCACCTGGCTGATGGGCCTGGGAATAGTCCTTATTGCCGGCGGTGTGCTGCTCATCGAACTGGGCGCTGTGCACTGACGACAGCAGGATCAGTTGTCCCAGACGAAGGCGCGGGGCCCATTGCGGGTCCCGCGCCTCGGTGTTCCCTTAGCTGATTACTGCCAGGTCGGGCTCATGCCTTCCGGATAGCGGGCACCGAATCCGCCGGTCGGAAGGATCTCTTTGATGCGGGCCAGGTCGGCATCAGTGAGACTGAGGTCAACGGCGCCGACGTTCTCCTCGACGCGCTTGGCACTGCGGGTGCCGGGGATCGGGACGATGTGTTCACCCTGTGCGAGCAGCCAGGCAAGGGCGAGCTGCGCCACGGTGGCGTCCTTGGATGCGGCGAGTTCAGTCAGCTTACGGGTGGCGTCGACGTTCTTCTCGAAGTTGCCGGGCTGCCATCGGGCGTCCCAGCTGCGCATGTCGGTCTCGTCATACTCGGCTGCCGGCTTCGCGGTGCCGGTGAGGAACCCGCGCCCGAGGGGTGAGTAGGGCACGAACCCGATGCCGAGCTCGTTCAGGACGGGGAACAGCACCTCCACGTCGCGCTCGAAGAGGGAGTACTCGGTCTGAAGGACCGAGACGGGCTGCACGGCATGGGCGCGGCGCAAGGTCTCCGGGCCAGCTTCGCTGAGACCGAAGTACTTCACCTTGCCGGCATCGATAAACTCCTTCACGGTCCCGGCGACATCCTCGATGGGAACGCTGGGGTCCACCCTGTGCTGGTAGAGCACATCGATGTGGTCTACGCCGAGACGACTCAAGCTGTTCTCGACGACGTCGCGGATGTGTTCCGGGCGGCTATCGAAACCGCCGTCGCGCGTGAAGCCGAACTTCGTGGCGATGACAACCTCGTCACGGAAGCTCTTCACGGCCCGGCCAACGATCTCCTCGTTCGCACCCCAGCCGTACAGCTCGGCTGTATCAAAGAACGTCACGCCCAGCTCATGCGCTTTCTGGATCGCAGAAATGCCTTCCTGCTCATCACCGGGACCGTAGGCAAGCGAGATGCCCATTGAGCCGTAACCAATGGCGGAAGTGGTCAGGCCTTGGCTGCCCAGAGTGCGTGTCTGCATGATGTCTCCTCTTTCGTGGATCGAGCGGCGCCGGAAGGGCTGGTGCGCCGTTGAGCCGGCGACGAATGGCTACCCATCGAGGTCCCGACGGCGAAAACCAGTGAAACCGATCAGTAGGAACACAGCGGTGACGGCGGAAATTCCCGTCAAACCGGCCCATCCTTCGTCGTCGACGGAAACGTTGGGAACGTGCCAGAACGGACTGATCGCCAGTACCCAGTCCCAGAGCCTGAACGTCGGGCCCAGCAACGTGAGCACGAAGGAAATAAAAACACCGGCCCAGGACGCGATTACCACCTGCGGCCGTGCACCGATGACCGCCACCGAAACGGCGGTGGCCGTCCACATGGCCGGAACGGTCACCACGGCCTGCAGGAGAACCTTGCCGGCGTCGATGCCCAGGTCTCCGGAGGCCAGCACCGTGATGATGGCTCCAGCGAGAAGCAGGTAGATGGTTGGTGTGGCCAATGCGAGCATGACGTTTGCCGTGAAGTAACGGGAGCGCGGAACGGCGGCGGCCAGAACGGGCTCCAGCCGGCCCGCGAGCTCCTCGGTCCGCACCTTCTGCAGGATCTGCACGCCGGGAATGGCCGCAATGATTCCGGCAAGGCTCAGAATCGTCACCAGGAAGGCCGGCGCGAGAGCCTCCGGCGTGGCGGCACCGGAGGCGAGAACCGAGGCGGCAGCACTGTCACCGCTCAGGATGTCCTTAAAGGAGCGGGCAAAAAATCCGAAGACCACCCCGATAATCATGAATGCAATGGTCCATGTCAGGATCGGGGCGCGGTTCAGCCGGACCGCCAGGCTCCATGGAGTTCCAACTCTGCCCCGGGCCGGGCCGGGATCGGGAACGATGGCCCCCTGCCCGAAGTCGCGCCGCGACTGCAGCAGGAAGGCTACACCGAGCAGGACCAGGGCGAGGGCCACTGCGGGAAGCAGCGGCCACCAGTGGTTGCCGCTGGCCGGCCGGGTTCCGGTCATCCAACTTAACGGATTGGTCCAGGACATCCAGTCCGGTGCCTCCACCGAATACAGGAATCCGCGCAGCAGGAACAACGCGCCGAAGGTGCCCACGGCCAGCGAGTTGGCCGTCCGCGCATCGGATCCTAGCTGCGCGGTCACAGCGGCGACCGCAGCAAACATCCAACCGGTGGCAGCGAACGTTGCTCCCAGCAGCAGGGAGGCATTCCAGCCGCCGCCGCACCAGGCAGTGACAACCCCGGCGACGGCTCCGAGAGCCGCCGAGCCGATCAGGGCCAGGCTGACTCCCGCCAGCAGGCGGCTGCCCCGGCCCAGCACACCGGATGCCAGAAGCTCGGCCTGTCCGGAGTCCTCCTGGCCCCGGCTGGACCGGGTGACGGTGAAAATCGATCCGAGTGCGGCGAGGAAACCGCCCAGGGCGAGGCTGCGCCAGGCATTGAAACCGTCGTCGGTGCTCAGATCGTAGGCCGGTCCGAAGATCAGGCCCAGTGCCGGGTTGGAGCCAATGGC is a window of Arthrobacter sp. zg-Y1171 DNA encoding:
- the arsB gene encoding ACR3 family arsenite efflux transporter, which translates into the protein MSRTDVPPRSFVSTSTAPPQTGQVTGRLSTLDRFLPVWILAAMAVGLLLGRLVPGIGPALDSVKVSNVSLPIAVGLLVMMYPVLAKVRYDETSRVIADRKLMITSLVLNWVAAPAFMFALAWIFLPDLPEYRTGLIIVGLARCIAMVMIWNDLACGDREAAAVLVAINSVFQVLAFGALGWFYLQVLPGWLGLETTSAGFSFWAITASVLVFLGVPLLAGFLTRTLGEKAKGRDWYEGTFLPKLGPWALYGLLFTIVLLFALQGDEITSNPLDVARIALPLLVYFLVVFGAGMLLGKLLDLGYARTTTLAFTAAGNNFELAIAVAIGTYGVTSGQALAGVVGPLIEVPVLVALVYVALWAQKKYWPAATPALATSPNASTEKTNR
- a CDS encoding metalloregulator ArsR/SmtB family transcription factor produces the protein MSSIPGYIDTCQSVHNGQVTSALTVPAPAVETCCTPLTSEALSIEDAQRFAQLLKAVAEPTRLRLVSLIAAQENKEACVCDLTEPIGLGQPTVSHHLKILVDAGILHREKRGVWAYYSIVPGALERAAAVLSPR
- a CDS encoding multidrug efflux SMR transporter, with product MAYLFLIGAILFEVAGTVSLRLAVDDKRWYAGVAVGYLVAFGMLTLTLAHGLPLGIAYGIWAAAGVALTAVIGRVLFKEPFTWLMGLGIVLIAGGVLLIELGAVH
- a CDS encoding multidrug efflux SMR transporter; this translates as MNNAAKGWLLLSAAILAEVTASLSLKGALEHAGLYAVVAAGYLGSFILLAGVLRAGMALGVAYGVWGASGVALTAIGSLVFFGEPLTLLMGIGITVVIAGVLCVELGSQAAHEKTETA
- a CDS encoding arsenate reductase ArsC, which translates into the protein MSTETAAKPSVLFVCVHNAGRSQMAAAYLRHLGEGRIEVRSAGSAPADSVNPAAVEAMAEEGIDMSAELPKVLTTEAVKESDVVITMGCGDACPIFPGKRYEDWKLDDPAGQGVAAVRPIRDDIKTRITALIADLLPA
- a CDS encoding aldo/keto reductase, giving the protein MQTRTLGSQGLTTSAIGYGSMGISLAYGPGDEQEGISAIQKAHELGVTFFDTAELYGWGANEEIVGRAVKSFRDEVVIATKFGFTRDGGFDSRPEHIRDVVENSLSRLGVDHIDVLYQHRVDPSVPIEDVAGTVKEFIDAGKVKYFGLSEAGPETLRRAHAVQPVSVLQTEYSLFERDVEVLFPVLNELGIGFVPYSPLGRGFLTGTAKPAAEYDETDMRSWDARWQPGNFEKNVDATRKLTELAASKDATVAQLALAWLLAQGEHIVPIPGTRSAKRVEENVGAVDLSLTDADLARIKEILPTGGFGARYPEGMSPTWQ
- a CDS encoding RidA family protein, yielding MSASAQSSLVTLIRSTQLSDAAEYAYAATAPADARLIFLAGSCPLEEDGSTAAIGDYAGQAAKCMANLELALKAAGAALEDVLSTRVLVASSSQADLVTAWEVVRDAFGSHDAPSTLLGVTVLGYDHQLVEIEAVAAVRN
- a CDS encoding ABC transporter permease, whose protein sequence is MSNALTGTGPLLRATVRFDGRSFVPWILIATALSASSVLVYPWVFPTQQDRLGLALAIGSNPALGLIFGPAYDLSTDDGFNAWRSLALGGFLAALGSIFTVTRSSRGQEDSGQAELLASGVLGRGSRLLAGVSLALIGSAALGAVAGVVTAWCGGGWNASLLLGATFAATGWMFAAVAAVTAQLGSDARTANSLAVGTFGALFLLRGFLYSVEAPDWMSWTNPLSWMTGTRPASGNHWWPLLPAVALALVLLGVAFLLQSRRDFGQGAIVPDPGPARGRVGTPWSLAVRLNRAPILTWTIAFMIIGVVFGFFARSFKDILSGDSAAASVLASGAATPEALAPAFLVTILSLAGIIAAIPGVQILQKVRTEELAGRLEPVLAAAVPRSRYFTANVMLALATPTIYLLLAGAIITVLASGDLGIDAGKVLLQAVVTVPAMWTATAVSVAVIGARPQVVIASWAGVFISFVLTLLGPTFRLWDWVLAISPFWHVPNVSVDDEGWAGLTGISAVTAVFLLIGFTGFRRRDLDG
- a CDS encoding FAD-dependent oxidoreductase, producing the protein MNTELSQLPVAVIGSGPVGLAAAAHLLERGLTPVIFEAGDSPASAVRAWRHIRLFSPWQYDVDAAARRLLAGTGWQEPDAETLPTGAELLEQYLQPLAAVPAIRDVLHTNSEVVAVSREGLDKTRTGGRDATPFLVRVRNADGTTADNRVRAVIDASGTWNSPNPLGSAGLAAPGEAAAYAEGFITAPLPDVTGRDRDRFAGKHILVVGAGHSAANTLLALGELAEQEPDTRISWAIRRSSAASVYGGGDLDGLPARGALGSRLRTLVEEGRIELHTSFTITGFKSSGSLAVIGTTPCGETQLDVDLLVPATGFRPNLDMLREIRLDLDPAVEAPRALGPLIDPEFHSCGTVTPHGARLLSHPEKDFYITGMKSYGRAPTFLMATGYEQVRSIAAALAGDQKAADDVELVLPETGVCSTDLGGSCDTVAGCNTDATAAPAAESCCGVPEPAAAAPAAESCCGVPEPAAATPAAESCCGTPEPAFLGIPTGLEHGRSGEQGN